One Triticum dicoccoides isolate Atlit2015 ecotype Zavitan chromosome 5B, WEW_v2.0, whole genome shotgun sequence genomic window carries:
- the LOC119307285 gene encoding auxin response factor 25-like translates to MERKLSMSEMPQSLPENDGEQRCLNSELWHACAGPLVSLPAVGSRVIYFPQGHSEQVAASTNKEVDAQIPNYPNLPPQLICQLHNVTMHADAETDEVYAQMTLQPLSPEEQKEPFLPIELGAASKQPTNYFCKTLTASDTSTHGGFSVPRRSAEKVFPPLDFSLQPPCQELIAKDLHDNEWKFRHIFRGQPKRHLLTTGWSVFVSAKRLVAGDSVIFIWNDNNQLLLGIRHANRPQTIMPSSVLSSDSMHIGLLAAAAHAAATNSRFTIFYNPRASPSEFIIPLAKYVKSVYHTRVSVGMRFRMLFETEESSVRRYMGTITTISDLDSVRWPNSHWRSVKVGWDESTAGEKQPRVSLWEIEPLTTFPMYPTAFPLRLKRPWASGLPSMHGMFNGVKNDDFARYSSLMWLGDGDRGAQSLNFQGVGASPWLQPRIDSPLLGLKPDTYQQMAAAALEEIRTGDPSKQSSALLQFQQTQNPNGGLNSVYANHVLQQMQYQAQQSSLQTVQHGHCQYSGNPGFLQSQFEQLHLHNPPAPPQQGYQVIQQSHQEMQQQLSSGCRRISDVDSSMPGSESASQSQSSFYQQNLLEGNNDPSLHLHNGFRNFSSQDSSNLVSLPRTDQLMAPEGWPSKRLAVEPLGHIESRSMQPKHENINHQSNMSHFAGTLAPQSARDSSSVQAYGANADNQFLSSTFAFQDGMAGARGGSSSRTVSMAIPLLRYSGEDLPPADTLATSSCLGESGTFNSLDNMCGVNPSQDGTFVKVYKSGSPGRSLDITKFSSYYELRSELEHLFGLEGQLEDPVRSGWQLVFVDRENDILLVGDDPWQEFVNSVGCIKILSQQEVQQMVRGGEGLVSSAPGARMAQGNVCDGYSGGHDLQNLTGNMASVPPLDY, encoded by the exons ATGGAGAGAAAGCTCTCCATGTCCGAGATGCCGCAGTCCCTCCCGGAAAACGATG GGGAACAAAGGTGTCTGAACTCGGAGCTATGGCATGCATGCGCTGGGCCCCTTGTGTCTCTGCCCGCGGTTGGAAGCCGGGTCATCTATTTTCCACAGGGCCATAGTGAGCAG GTTGCCGCATCAACTAATAAGGAGGTtgatgctcaaatccctaattatcCAAATCTCCCCCCTCAGTTGATCTGCCAGCTTCATAATGTCACCATGCAT GCCGATGCAGAGACTGATGAAGTTTATGCCCAAATGACACTGCAGCCCTTGAGCCCG GAAGAGCAAAAGGAGCCTTTTCTTCCAATCGAGTTAGGTGCTGCTAGCAAGCAGCCGACTAATTACTTCTGCAAGACTTTGACTGCAAGTGATACAAGTACACATGGCGGATTTTCTGTTCCTCGCCGTTCTGCTGAGAAAGTCTTCCCTCCATTG GATTTTTCTCTGCAGCCTCCATGCCAGGAGCTCATTGCAAAAGATCTGCATGATAATGAATGGAAATTTCGCCACATATTCCGTG GTCAGCCGAAAAGGCATCTCCTGACTACAGGTTGGAGTGTCTTTGTAAGTGCAAAGCGACTAGTAGCAGGGGATTCTGTTATTTTCATCTG GAATGATAATAACCAACTTCTCTTGGGGATTCGTCATGCAAATCGTCCTCAGACAATTATGCCGTCTTCTGTGCTGTCAAGCGACAGCATGCATATAGGCCTTCTTGCAGCAGCAGCTCATGCTGCGGCCACAAACAGCCGTTTTACTATTTTCTATAACCCCCG GGCTAGCCCTTCTGAGTTCATCATCCCACTGGCTAAGTATGTCAAATCTGTTTACCACACACGTGTGTCTGTTGGAATGCGGTTTAGAATGCTTTTTGAGACAGAGGAGTCAAGTGTCAGACG ATACATGGGTACAATCACAACCATAAGTGATCTTGACTCTGTGCGTTGGCCAAATTCACATTGGCGTTCTGTGAAG GTTGGTTGGGACGAGTCTACCGCTGGTGAGAAACAACCTAGAGTGTCACTCTGGGAGATTGAGCCATTGACAACCTTTCCTATGTATCCAACTGCTTTTCCTTTAAGGCTGAAGCGTCCATGGGCTTCAGGGCTGCCTTCTATGCATGGCATGTTCAATG GTGTCAAGAATGATGATTTTGCTCGTTATTCTTCTCTCATGTGGCTCGGAGATGGGGATAGAGGGGCTCAGTCGTTGAACTTCCAGGGAGTTGGAGCGTCACCTTGGCTTCAGCCAAGAATAGATTCTCCGTTGCTGGGTCTTAAGCCAGACACATACCAGCAAATGGCTGCAGCAGCACTGGAAGAAATTAGGACCGGGGATCCTTCGAAACAGTCCTCAGCTCTCTTGCAATTCCAACAGACTCAGAATCCGAACGGTGGGTTGAATTCTGTGTATGCCAATCATGTTCTGCAGCAGATGCAGTACCAGGCTCAGCAGTCGTCTCTGCAGACTGTTCAGCACGGCCATTGTCAGTACAGTGGTAATCCTGGGTTTCTTCAAAGCCAGTTTGAGCAGCTGCATTTGCATAATCCTCCGGCACCGCCGCAGCAAGGGTATCAGGTTATACAACAATCTCACCAGGAGATGCAACAGCAGCTTTCATCTGGTTGTCGTCGTATTTCCGATGTAGATTCTAGCATGCCTGGTTCTGAGTCTGCTTCGCAGTCACAATCTTCATTCTACCAGCAGAATCTCTTAGAAGGAAACAATGATCCATCGTTGCATCTGCACAATGGTTTTCGTAACTTCTCTAGCCAAGATTCCTCAAACCTTGTTAGTTTGCCTCGAACTGACCAATTAATGGCGCCGGAGGGATGGCCTTCAAAGAGGTTGGCTGTGGAACCCCTTGGTCATATTGAATCTCGGTCTATGCAACCCAAACATGAGAACATAAATCACCAGAGTAATATGTCCCACTTTGCTGGCACCTTGGCGCCACAGTCAGCAAGAGACTCATCCAGTGTCCAGGCTTATGGTGCAAATGCTGACAACCAGTttctgtcatcaacatttgcattCCAGGACGGAATGGCAGGTGCAAggggtggcagcagcagcagaactGTTTCTATGGCCATACCTTTGTTGAGGTATAGTGGCGAAGATTTGCCACCCGCGGACACCTTAGCAACTTCCAGTTGTTTAGGCGAATCGGGAACCTTCAACTCTCTTGATAATATGTGTGGTGTAAACCCATCACAAGATGGAACCTTTGTGAAG GTTTACAAATCAGGGTCCCCTGGAAGATCGCTCGACATCACCAAATTCAGCAGCTACTACGAGTTACGTAGTGAGCTGGAGCATCTATTTGGCCTCGAAGGCCAACTGGAGGACCCCGTAAGATCAGGCTGGCAGCTTGTATTCGTCGACCGAGAAAATGATATTCTTCTCGTCGGCGACGACCCATGGCA GGAGTTTGTGAATAGCGTAGGGTGCATCAAGATACTCTCGCAGCAGGAGGTGCAGCAGATGGTCCGCGGCGGCGAGGGCCTTGTGTCTTCTGCACCTGGAGCGAGGATGGCGCAGGGCAACGTCTGCGACGGTTATTCTGGGGGCCACGACCTGCAGAATCTCACCGGCAACATGGCCTCCGTACCGCCGCTGGACTACTGA